One window of Sphingomonas paeninsulae genomic DNA carries:
- a CDS encoding GMC family oxidoreductase, producing the protein MAEIYDVDVVVVGSGALGANAAYELAKAGKSVIILEAGIRIPRWKIVENHRNSSKPDDYNQPYPDLPWAPTTYDADYLENTGPFDFRPGMLKLVGGTTWHWAAAAWRYIPSDMLLKTTYGVGRDWPIGYDALEPYYQRAEEALGVVGSDVQDQSGQGGGAFPPRSKPYPLPPEAKTYLFQRVEARLAPEGYNFIHEPNARVTKPYDGRPACAGNNNCMPVCPIGAMYSGSFHVDHAERAGAELRTDATAYKLEKGEGGKIVAVHYKTSKGGDVRLTARYFIVAAHGLETPKLLLISDVANSSDQVGRNLMDHSGMGLQFLADEPVWPGRGAVQQGGIFNLRDGAHRRDFAAVKHAMSNNVPNRAVTKRLLKQGVLGPELDARIRDEASRWVDISTVFEMLPHATNRVQPHASRKDALGIPTLTVNYEVDDYVKAARPHAMADYGRFVKAMGGTVIEDNSGWQNRDHIMGTVIMGADARDSVVDGDCRTHDHANLFLATTGVIPASGVINPTLTGVALAIRMADTIVREI; encoded by the coding sequence ATGGCCGAAATCTATGATGTCGACGTCGTGGTCGTCGGTTCCGGCGCATTGGGCGCCAACGCAGCTTATGAACTGGCCAAAGCCGGGAAATCGGTGATCATCCTCGAAGCGGGTATTCGCATTCCGCGCTGGAAAATTGTCGAGAACCACCGCAATTCGTCGAAACCCGACGATTATAATCAGCCCTATCCAGATTTGCCCTGGGCACCCACGACTTACGATGCCGATTATCTCGAGAATACCGGACCGTTCGATTTCCGCCCTGGTATGCTGAAGCTCGTCGGTGGCACGACCTGGCATTGGGCGGCGGCTGCATGGCGTTATATTCCGAGCGATATGCTGCTCAAGACGACCTATGGCGTCGGGCGGGACTGGCCGATCGGCTATGATGCCCTCGAACCCTATTATCAGCGCGCGGAGGAAGCGCTCGGTGTCGTCGGTTCGGATGTGCAGGACCAGAGCGGTCAGGGTGGCGGTGCTTTTCCCCCGCGCTCCAAGCCCTACCCGCTTCCGCCCGAAGCCAAGACCTATCTGTTCCAGCGGGTCGAGGCGCGGCTCGCGCCCGAAGGCTATAATTTCATTCACGAGCCGAACGCGCGCGTAACGAAGCCCTATGACGGGCGTCCTGCCTGTGCGGGCAACAACAATTGTATGCCGGTATGTCCGATCGGCGCGATGTATTCGGGATCGTTCCACGTCGATCATGCCGAGCGGGCCGGTGCCGAATTGCGCACTGATGCCACCGCATACAAGTTGGAAAAAGGTGAGGGCGGCAAGATCGTTGCCGTTCATTACAAGACGTCCAAAGGTGGCGACGTGCGGCTGACTGCGCGCTATTTCATCGTTGCTGCGCATGGCCTTGAAACGCCAAAGTTGCTGCTGATTTCCGATGTTGCGAATTCATCCGATCAGGTCGGCCGCAATTTGATGGATCATAGCGGCATGGGCCTGCAATTCCTCGCCGACGAACCGGTGTGGCCGGGGCGCGGGGCAGTGCAGCAGGGCGGTATCTTCAATTTGCGCGATGGCGCTCACCGTCGCGACTTCGCCGCGGTTAAGCATGCGATGTCCAACAACGTACCCAATCGCGCGGTGACGAAACGCCTGCTCAAACAAGGTGTTCTCGGCCCCGAACTAGACGCCCGCATCCGCGATGAGGCTTCGCGCTGGGTGGATATATCGACGGTGTTCGAGATGCTGCCCCATGCCACCAATCGGGTGCAACCGCATGCATCGCGCAAGGATGCGCTCGGCATTCCGACGCTGACCGTCAATTATGAAGTCGACGATTATGTGAAGGCGGCGCGTCCGCACGCGATGGCCGATTATGGCCGCTTCGTGAAAGCGATGGGCGGCACGGTGATCGAAGATAACAGCGGCTGGCAGAACCGCGATCACATTATGGGCACGGTCATTATGGGTGCCGACGCCAGGGATTCGGTTGTCGATGGCGATTGCCGAACGCACGACCACGCCAATCTCTTCCTTGCAACGACCGGCGTTATTCCGGCTTCGGGGGTTATCAATCCGACCCTGACCGGTGTGGCGCTCGCTATTCGCATGGCCGACACTATCGTTCGGGAGATTTGA
- a CDS encoding sugar dehydrogenase complex small subunit translates to MTPFIPDEPGSATGSAIAIRRRELMLGIATAGVAAAGGFGLGKALAGPPAAVTPPAAFVDMSRFVTGSAIDDTAALGRAWSQLVALDTGFARATAALSDAIHGAGLRDMAAFLASPLAKNDALIATARTITTTWYLGGTGIANPVQAKDTTGFVTYAGALMYRPTIDATVIPSYARRGTNYWIDSPAGTPTPAGTAGVRDWPTTSAPNSKKSIA, encoded by the coding sequence ATGACTCCTTTTATCCCGGACGAACCTGGATCGGCGACCGGATCGGCAATCGCGATACGCCGCCGCGAACTGATGCTTGGTATCGCTACGGCGGGTGTGGCAGCCGCAGGCGGGTTTGGTCTTGGCAAAGCATTGGCTGGGCCACCGGCGGCAGTCACTCCACCTGCGGCTTTCGTGGACATGAGCCGTTTTGTCACGGGTTCGGCGATCGATGACACAGCGGCGCTCGGTCGCGCATGGAGTCAGCTTGTTGCGCTGGATACCGGTTTTGCGCGAGCGACCGCGGCGCTGAGCGATGCCATCCACGGTGCTGGGCTTCGCGACATGGCTGCCTTCCTTGCGTCACCTCTCGCCAAGAATGACGCGCTGATCGCGACTGCGCGGACCATCACTACGACTTGGTATCTCGGCGGAACCGGCATCGCGAACCCCGTTCAGGCCAAGGATACCACCGGCTTTGTCACCTATGCGGGGGCGCTGATGTATCGCCCTACGATCGATGCGACGGTGATCCCGTCCTACGCTCGTCGCGGTACGAATTACTGGATCGACTCGCCAGCGGGAACGCCGACGCCGGCCGGCACAGCCGGAGTTCGCGATTGGCCGACGACTTCCGCCCCAAATTCTAAGAAGAGCATAGCATAA
- a CDS encoding carbohydrate porin, whose translation MRVKNDRFYAMIGAYEINPRNLDHEFTIGYFHGATGVMVPVEVGYTPRFGTSRLPGSYKFGGWYNSANADDLYYDINYQPPAVTGLAPLQKNGRYGAYIQFQQQLTGTTEDGPTGPKTKQGMTAFLNVTQTDRATQVTDNQIAGGVFYTGLFKSRPQDDMGIAIARTNVNARSTRDIVPGAERPNAEYAAEINYGVHLTDWLVLKPNIQYIIDPGGYAHATDVVVLGMDGSIKF comes from the coding sequence TTGCGGGTAAAGAACGATCGTTTCTACGCAATGATCGGCGCTTACGAAATCAACCCGCGCAACCTCGATCACGAATTCACGATCGGCTATTTCCACGGTGCGACCGGTGTGATGGTGCCGGTCGAAGTCGGTTACACGCCACGCTTCGGTACGAGCCGGTTGCCCGGTTCGTATAAGTTCGGCGGCTGGTACAATAGCGCGAACGCCGACGATCTTTACTACGACATCAACTATCAGCCTCCCGCCGTCACTGGGCTTGCGCCGTTGCAAAAGAATGGTCGCTACGGTGCTTATATTCAGTTTCAGCAGCAATTGACGGGAACGACGGAGGACGGTCCAACCGGGCCGAAGACGAAACAGGGAATGACAGCTTTCCTGAATGTCACCCAGACCGACCGCGCCACTCAAGTGACCGATAATCAGATTGCCGGTGGCGTGTTCTACACCGGCCTGTTTAAATCGCGACCTCAAGATGACATGGGCATTGCGATTGCGCGCACCAACGTTAACGCTCGCTCTACCCGTGACATCGTACCCGGCGCCGAACGCCCGAATGCGGAATATGCGGCGGAAATCAACTACGGCGTTCACCTGACCGACTGGCTCGTGTTGAAACCTAACATTCAATATATCATCGATCCGGGCGGCTATGCCCATGCGACCGATGTCGTTGTTCTCGGAATGGACGGGTCGATAAAATTCTGA
- a CDS encoding carbohydrate porin, translating to MRVSHLAASVSVLALLPLSAAAQDSAPQQTEVESAPQVGDTQNPGVKVPSTLTGEWGGLRTDLRDDGIDVTGSYGLEAATNVSGGDRKDAAASGQLVVGTTIDTDRLMGLPGGTMQVTITYRHGQDLGSAAGLGTLQQVQENFGRGNVVRLTQFWYMQSFAGGHADIKLGRLTQGEDFAAFSCSFQNLSFCGAPVGNLAGIIGITGLLAIGVPGCG from the coding sequence ATGCGGGTTTCCCATTTAGCTGCGTCTGTGTCCGTACTTGCACTCCTGCCTTTGTCCGCCGCAGCGCAGGACAGTGCTCCACAGCAGACCGAAGTGGAATCGGCCCCCCAGGTTGGCGACACGCAAAACCCCGGGGTGAAAGTTCCGAGTACCTTGACCGGCGAGTGGGGCGGCTTGCGAACCGACCTTCGCGACGACGGCATCGACGTGACTGGTTCCTATGGTCTGGAGGCCGCAACGAACGTGTCGGGCGGTGACCGCAAGGACGCCGCCGCAAGTGGACAATTGGTCGTCGGCACGACGATTGACACCGACCGTCTTATGGGACTGCCCGGTGGCACGATGCAGGTGACGATCACCTATCGCCACGGTCAGGATCTTGGTTCGGCGGCGGGGCTGGGTACGTTGCAGCAAGTGCAAGAGAACTTTGGTCGCGGTAACGTCGTCCGACTGACGCAATTCTGGTATATGCAATCGTTCGCTGGCGGCCATGCCGACATCAAGCTCGGTCGTCTGACGCAGGGTGAGGATTTCGCGGCGTTTTCCTGCTCTTTCCAGAACCTTAGCTTTTGCGGCGCGCCTGTGGGCAACCTCGCGGGGATTATTGGTATAACTGGCCTATTAGCAATTGGGGTGCCAGGTTGCGGGTAA
- a CDS encoding sugar MFS transporter, with protein sequence MNPDQMGNQMGRSSTPPTSAPPTVARSLVWLVIGLFFVWGGATSLNDVLIPKLKGLFSLSYAEVMLTQFAFFMAYAIVSIPAGTVIARIGYVRGLVLGLVIMVIGALLFWPAASAGVYGGFLIALFILAGGITILQVAANPLIASLGDPAGASSRLTFAQAFNSLGTTIFPYIGSMLILGSVAATDPATIAPAALPAFRSAEGAVVAHIYLGIAVVLAIVAAIFWSLRRSLPTETPDEVGFMDSIRLLGRPRILFGVVALFAYVGAEVSIGSLLVSYLEQPTTLALNAQSAGKHLSFYWGGAMVGRFIGAWLLARISPGKLLATFATVAAALVLVSIGTHGGIAGWSMIAVGLFNSIMFPTIFSLTLQGLGKKTPEGSGLLCMAIVGGAIVPLLTGGLADASTVATAMIIPIICYVIIVAFGLFAAKTKEA encoded by the coding sequence ATGAACCCTGACCAAATGGGCAACCAAATGGGGCGATCCTCCACACCTCCGACCTCGGCACCCCCCACCGTAGCGCGCTCGCTCGTCTGGCTGGTGATAGGACTGTTCTTCGTTTGGGGCGGCGCAACAAGCCTAAACGACGTGCTGATCCCTAAGTTGAAGGGGTTGTTCTCACTGAGCTATGCCGAGGTGATGCTGACGCAGTTCGCGTTCTTCATGGCCTATGCGATCGTGTCCATTCCTGCGGGTACGGTGATCGCGCGGATCGGTTATGTTCGCGGCCTGGTGTTGGGCCTCGTCATCATGGTGATCGGCGCGTTGCTGTTTTGGCCAGCGGCTTCGGCAGGTGTTTATGGCGGCTTTCTGATAGCGCTTTTCATTCTGGCAGGCGGGATCACGATTCTGCAGGTCGCGGCCAACCCGCTGATCGCCAGTCTTGGCGATCCAGCTGGCGCGAGTAGTCGCCTGACGTTCGCACAGGCTTTCAATTCCCTTGGCACGACGATCTTTCCGTATATCGGGTCGATGCTGATCCTCGGGTCGGTTGCTGCAACCGATCCCGCGACGATTGCCCCCGCCGCACTTCCCGCTTTCCGAAGCGCAGAGGGTGCGGTCGTTGCCCATATCTATCTGGGGATAGCCGTGGTCCTCGCAATTGTGGCCGCGATCTTCTGGAGCCTTCGTCGGTCACTTCCAACCGAAACGCCGGATGAGGTCGGCTTCATGGATAGCATTCGTCTGCTCGGCCGTCCTCGTATCCTGTTCGGGGTGGTCGCGCTGTTCGCCTATGTCGGCGCCGAAGTTTCGATCGGCTCGTTGCTGGTCAGCTATCTGGAACAGCCGACGACGCTTGCGCTCAATGCACAATCAGCGGGCAAGCATCTCTCATTCTATTGGGGCGGTGCAATGGTCGGCCGATTCATCGGTGCATGGTTGCTCGCACGGATCAGTCCCGGCAAGCTTCTGGCGACCTTCGCTACCGTAGCCGCCGCACTGGTGCTGGTGTCGATCGGCACGCATGGCGGCATCGCCGGCTGGTCGATGATCGCGGTCGGTCTGTTCAATTCGATCATGTTTCCGACCATCTTCTCGCTGACGCTTCAGGGTCTGGGCAAGAAGACGCCGGAGGGGTCGGGCCTGCTTTGTATGGCGATCGTCGGAGGAGCGATCGTTCCGCTCCTGACCGGTGGACTGGCGGACGCGTCCACGGTCGCCACCGCCATGATCATCCCCATCATCTGTTACGTGATCATCGTCGCATTTGGTCTTTTTGCCGCGAAAACCAAGGAAGCATGA